DNA from Neovison vison isolate M4711 chromosome 12, ASM_NN_V1, whole genome shotgun sequence:
TGGATCGCAACGCCTTGTCTTGGTTTAGTAACAAATACGGTTGGTGCTCATTATTTAggagggtttttattttgttttcgcTCAGATGGGTCAGTGAGTGCAAGGATTGGACTATGTGGTGAGAATACGAAGTGGGCATAACAATTTTTTCGTTCATGATGTATGTCCCTTCTCTCGGGTCCCATGTAGCCCCCATTTTCTTTAGCAGCTCCTGATCCTCAGaactgtattccataggtttattattttcttgtggGGGCCGTGTGCTCAGGGTGAGAATGGGCCCAGTCTCTTTTTCCCCCAGGGCAGCTTCCTTAGCAGCTTGATCTGCCAGCTGGTTTCCCCTTGCCACCGGGCTATTATCCTTTTGGTGACCCGGGCAGTGTATAATGCTCAACTTTTGGGGCAGGAACAAAGCTTTGAGCAGAGCCAgtatttcaggtttatttttaatttcttttccctcgGAGGTGAGGAGCCCTCTTCTCCGATAGATTTCACCATGCACGTGGGCCGTAGCAAAGGCATAGCAGCTGTCGGTATAAACGTTTagtttcttaccttctgccaTCTGCAGAGCCTGGGTCAGGGCGATGAGTTCCGCCTGCTGAGCTGATGTCCCAGGGGATAGCGTCTTGGACCAGATTACCTCTGTCTCACTAGTCACTGCAGCTCCCGCTCTTCGCTCGCCATTGTGCAGGAAGCTACTGCCATCTGTATACCAGGTGTAGTccgctcccatgaggggctggtcCGTCAGATCCTTTCGGGTGCCATGGACTTCAGCTAGAATCTGGAGGCAATCATGTGTTTCCATTGCCTCGGGTAAGGGGAGTAGGGTGGCAGGGTTGAGCGCCACCACAGGCCCGAACTTGTACACGATCAGTGTCCAGGAGCATGGCCTGATAATGAGTCAGGCGAGCATTGGAGAGCCACCTGTCTGGGGGCTGCTTGACCAAGGCTTCAACCGCATGGGGGGGCCAAGATGGTCAGTGACTGGCCCAAAGTTAGCTTGCCCGCGTCCTTGACTAGGATGGCGATGGCAGCCACCATTCGCAGACAGGTGGCCAACCAGCGGCCACAGGGTCTAACTTCTTTGACAGGTAGGCCACCGGGCGCTTCCAAGGCCCTAGCTTTTGGGTTAGTACTCCCTTGGCATAGCCCTGTTTTTCATCTATGAACAGTTCGAAGGCCTTAGTCACATCTGGgagtcccagggctggggatTCTAGTAAAGCCTTTTTGATGTTGGAAAAGGCCTGTTGCTGCTCCTTGCCCCAGTGAAACTGAGCCCCTTGCTTAGTGAGGGGATATAAAGGGGCTGCCATTTCCGCAAACCCAGGGATCCATAGGCGGCAAAATCCAGCAGTTCCCAGAAATTCCCTTAGCTGGCGTGGGGTGGTGGGTGTGGAAATGCGGAGGATAGTTTGCTTTCGTGCCTCAGTGAgccatctctgtccttccctcagcTGGTATCCCAAGTAGGTGACTTGTTTTTGGCATATCTGGGCTTTTTTTGCTGAGGCCCGGTACCCTAACTGTCCCAGTGCCCGTAAGAGGGCTTTACTGCCGTTCAGGCAGTTTTCCTTGGTGTTAGCAGCCAAGAGGAGATCATCGACATATTGAAGAAGTACCAGGGAGGAATGCTGCACCCGGAAATCAGCTAAGTCTCTGTGCAGCGCCTCGTCAAACAGAGTGGGACTGTTCTTGAAACCCTGGGGAAGCCGGGTCCAAGTTAACTGTCCTGAGAGCCCAAGATCTGGGCCCCTCCACTCAAAGGCAAAGAGTGGTTGGCTCACCGGATGTAGTCTTAAACAGAAAAAGGCATCTTTCAAATCTAGCACCGTATACCATccatgggaagggggcagggtgcTCAGTAGATTATATGGATTGGGCACGGAGGGATGTATGTCCTCAACTCTTTTGTTAACTTCTCTCAGATCCTGTACTGGCCAGTAATCTCCTGTGCCGGGTTTTTTTACTGGTAAGAGAGGTGTATTCCAAGGTGACCGGCAGGGAATTAGGATTCCTTGATCGAGAAGTCTCTTAATATGGGGCCTTATGCCTTGGCGGGCTTCATGAGACATTGGGTACTGCTTTAACGACACTGGGGTGGCTGTTGCCTTGAGTTGGATTAAGAGAGGGGGTTGTTGATGAGCCATTCCCATGCCCCCCGTTTCCACCCAGGCCGTAGGGAATTCTTTTAGCCAGGCTCCATTTTGGACCTCTGAGGGTTGTTCAGGTTCATATAGTCTATATTCTTCCTCCAAATGGAGGGTTAGTACCTGTAAGGGTCCCCCGTTGGGGCCTGTTATTGCCGCCCCTTCCGGGTTGAAGTAGATTTGGGCCTTTAACTTGGTTAGAAGGTCTCTTCCCAATAACGGGTAGGGGCAATCGGGTACGTGTAAAAATGAATGCGTCACCTTACCGGTAGCCAGCTGGACCCTGCGTTCTGTGGTCCACCGATAGTTCTTTCCTCcagttgctccttgtacccaagcaGTTCGGTTGCTGAGTGGTCCTAGAGTCTGGGTTAGGACTGAATGCTGGGCCCCGGTGTCTACTAGGAAGGTAACTGGCTGCCCCCCGACGCTTAAAGTTATCCTgggctcgggggggggggggctcctggccccGACTTCCCTAGTCTTCCAACGTCAGTAGGAAAGTCAGTGGTTTGGGCGTCGGGGGTCCTCTGAGATTCTTGGGGTTCTTGGGACACTCTCGTgcccagtgtcctctttccttacaataGGCATACtggtctttgtctagtttggtCCCTCTTCGTTCTCGCTCTCCCAGTCTGACTCCCTCTCTGTTCTGTCCCTGAGTAACTACGGTGGCCAATACCTTAGTCAATTCCTTGCTCCGCTTCTTGTCTCTCTCATCCTGTGCCTCTTTCATTCTTaaccacattctctcctctttctcttctggagtttctctcttattgaacaccttttctgcctcttttaatAAGTCAGACAGCGTATACCCCTGTAGCCCTTCTAATCTCTGTAATTTGCTCCTAATGTCAGGGCTTGACTGCCAGATAAAGGACATCGATACACTAGTTGCTTGCCCTTCATCATCAGGGTCATACGGGGTGTACATTCTATAAGCCTCCTTAAGTCTTTCTAGAAAGGCAGAAGgtgtttcttccttcccctgtattacttgcttaacctgagccaaattagTGGGCCGTCTCGCAGCTGCTCGGAGACCCGCTATGAGCAACTGGCGATAGAGACGAAGGTGCTCCCTACCTGCAGGTGTGGCGAAATCCCAATTTGGGCGGGTTAAGAGAAAGGCTGTGTCGATCTCATTGGGCAACTGGGTTGGTCGCCCATCATCGCCCGGTACGTTCTTTCGGGCTTCCAGGAGgactctctgcttttcctccgaGGTCAGCAGAGTCTGCAACAGCTGTTGACAATCATCCCAAGTGGGTTGATGGATAACTAGAATAGATTCAATCAAGTTAGTCAGGGCGACGGGGTCCTTAGAGAAGGGGAGGTTATGTTGCTTCCAGTTATAAAGGTCAGAAGCGGTAAAGGGCCAATACTGTGGCCGACCATTTGGACCCTCCCTCAAGGGGAAAGCCTGGGAGGCTTGGCTTGGAGGCTGCACACGTCGATCCCTAAGTCGCCCCGCAATGGGTGACGCCAGAGAACTAGGCTCTCGCTCTTCTGTTGCAGCCTCCGGGTATGGAGGAGGTTCTTCTGTTAACAGGTCGATAAGAGGGGACCCCGTGTCTGGAGGCAAAACAGGAGCAGGCTTGGGGGGTTTTGGGGACTTGTCTTGGAGCGGGGTGAGGGCGgggtaaagagaagaggaagtaggagTGGGTGGAGGAGGAGTGGGTTGGGGATGGGACAATTGCTCTCTTAGGGGaggcggggcggtgggggtgaTAGGGGAAGAGCAGGGTTTAGGAAGGGGAACAAAGGGCTGGACCCAAAGTGGGGGGTCTGAAGCTAGAGCCCTCCAGGTGACAATATAGGGCACCTGATTGGGGTGTCCATGGGGCCCGGGGCTGAAAACTTTGGCTTCCACCTGAGAAATAATATCGAGGTTAAAGGTGCCATTGCGTGGCCATCCTACATTGAAAGTGGGCCATTCGGAGGAACAGAAGGTGACCCATTTCTTTTTCCGTATTTCCACCGACTGGTTGTTTGCCCGGTCCCGGACGTCACTCCAGTGGCTTAGGGTCAGACTTAAGGGGGTAGTCACTGTCTGTCCCATAATTTCAAGAACAAAAAAGGTTAGTATCACAGAGACAAAGACTAGACTCAgacacagaacaaacaaacacgCTGCGCGGTTTCGGcgcaaaaccgaaagcaaaaactcaagcggagatccaggggtccggattccccctctccaaccaaggccgcGTATCCCTCCGATACCGgccgagctccaaatgccccgctgccccggggcatagatgtcccgaaggacccaaatgtcccgcctggtgggactacaaacgcctctggaacgtcttccagggctgcgagggagaagtccgagcccgtcagctccttctggccctcgccaaatacaaatggatccgatcgaaccccaaaccaaacgcgtGCGCAAAATCACAAGTAACAGATTCAACCACAaccacagacacaacgaatatagcgctggccagcttacctcctgacagtgggtcagtggtccctgggtgggggtctcaatcccggacgagcccccaaatgaaagatcccccccgggtttcaagcaccccggaatggacctctcctcaggaggagaccccaggacccaaaaaccgagccgaggccacagatcagatgcaaacagcacgaggtttattgagtagtcacaggtacctgcgggcgatcaagtcttaggaggactcgcgcgccagccctttgttcagggcctttttatggggtttcgGGAAGCGGAAGCGttcgtacagaagcagaagcatagttacaaggttctcattggctggtttgaatgtaaaggcatacttggcgcgcgcgGGAAGGGGGATACAAGGTCTtcattactcagcagagaagcatcctgcctacgtgactaggtgaACGTGGCTAGGAGGCTGGTCTCCCAGCATATCTTTAAGCAAGTTTACTTATCACTTTTGCAACATGCTGTTGCCTTTTTTAGCCATAGGGCCATTAAAACAAAGGAGGGTTGtttaagcaaggggaagggggaagaggtcCTTTCACCGCTGCTACAGGATGTCTTTGCCTTTGGTGTCAGGGGTCCTTGGTCATGCAGCTTAGAAGAGTAAAGAGTTAGACCAGCAGAAGAGTAATGGGCagtaaagcaaagtttattgagcaacAGTACAAAACTCCCGAAAAAGAAGGGGACCCGTTGCTACCAGAGTTTCTAAGACTAAAGGAGTCTTATGGCTGGTAGGTGGGCTGTTTTAATCTAATTACCCCTCCAGGAGCCTGTcacccaatcaggtttttgtccttTACCTATCATATGGGAACGGGTGGCAGGCTTGTTTCAaggtggtgtaaaatccttttaagagtGCTTCCTTCTGGGAGCTTAGgagctcagtggcttaagcctctgccttcggctcaggccatgatcctggggtcctgggatcaagtcagtCCCGTGTCAGGGTCtctgctggacagggagcctgcctcctcctctctctgcctgcctcactgcctacttgtgatctctctgtcaagtaaacaaataaattctttaaaaaaaaaaaaaagtgcttccttCTTAGAGCAAGGgcccttgtccctgcctgcctttctttcaaCTCTCCTTTATCACCACTGGCTCAATTCTCTGGAAGccagagggacagaagcagaaaaGGTGGTTCCCGAAATTCAGAACCAAGCACGTGACAGTGCACATGGATCTAAGAGGAGATGCaagggcatctgtgtggctcagtcagttaagcggccactttagctcagatcatgattccaggttcctgggatcgagccccgcatcaggctccctgctcagaggagtgTCTGTCTTCCTTGACCCctcctccctacttgtgctctctctctctttcatgctcTCACACTCTCatattgtaaggacctatttagccagaggcaTCCACCCgttaaacaaaaacctttttgtttaacccttatttttttaaattaatttatttattttcagcgtaatagttttcattatttttgcaccacacccagtgctccatgcaatccgtgccctctctaatacccaccacctggttcccccaacctcccacctccctctgcttctaaCCCCTCAGACCCTTAAAcggtccctgctccccttcccccagaggaattacttaaaaacaagtcccggaaaccagccccaggcaacaaagcccagatacaagggtggatcaggccaggtggagacatctgatcagtggcgggatgcatactgtctccctagctaccaaggagtatgggccccaccctttgggagccttttgggtgccaattctcaccaaggtgataggctagttcaaatgtctactatagggtaaactgtaattcaattggtcacttatgtgtgatcTAACATGACTGTGGAGTttcctctgtgtgttacaatctcattggccacctgtgcatggccaggcccaaccacatggcctttgcccttaaaagccaGTCCTTGAAACAGAGAAAGTTCACCCTCTCCTGTAAGAGGTATGGCCCCCAACGttcggtctgattcttgatgcttggtgtggaataaagctttgcttgacctttgctttatatcagtctcgctcctttaatcacggacccattattggggggggcatatcaaaatatattaaaatctttaagaaaaataagaggaaaagcaCTTGATGAGTACTgatgctattattattgttaccaGTAtgattttttctcatttcaaaatgtCTTGTTTATCCTTGATAAAAGTCTCATTAGCATTAGTcttccatttattattattccattaCTAGAATTTCTTTGGGGCTTACATGTGGTGTTGCAGTTACCACTGTTGTTCAAGAACAAAAATTCAGCCCAGTGAATAtgaagatctttcttttttttttttccaatttatttattttcagaaaaacattattcattattttttcaccacacccagtgctccatgcaagccatgccctctataatacccaccaccaggtaccccaacctcccacccccccaccacttcaaacccctcagactgtttttcagagtccatagtctctcgtggttcacctccccttccaatttaccccaactcccttctcctctctaacaccccttgtcctccatgctatttgttatgctccacaaataagtgaaaccatatgataattgactctctctgcttgacttatttcactcagcataatctcttccagtcccgtccatgttgctacaaaagttgggtattcatcctttctgatggaggcataatactccatagtgtatatgtccatatacactatgaagatCTTTCTTAAGCCATTCTGGGATTGGCAGCATCCCTCCTAACTAGCAGAGGGGATGTCTGTGGATTTGTGCAAAACGGAGGGTTTTGATAGAAAGGAGGGTGGGACCAgaaagttattagcaaaagaaaagaaaggattgtttcaggcaaggtcaccgTTCCTTAGGCAGAAAGCCAGGGGATTTTATAAGGTGATTACCCTCAAGCTTCctttggtgggggcagggggttgaCTGATGATCTCCTTGGTGCTGATAAGAAAATGCATGACTCCCCACTGTAGGTATACATTTCTGGAGGTTGAAACTGCAATCAGGTTAGGAATTAAGCCCTGGATCTGGTGACTTGGCCTAACAGATGCCATTTTGGACCAAATGTTTCTGTACAACATGGCAGCTCCACAGGGGACAGAGGGCCCTGCTTGCTCACTCTTGTATCTCCAGTGCTTAGAATAGGGCCTGGAAGAGGTAGTTAGGCATGAGAGAGGAGGGATAAAGCAGATGCTGGTCACCCCCAAGATTAACAGTGACACCTTCAGAGCCTGGGCTGGGGAGTGATCCCAGGTTTTTGTGTTAAAATGCCAAGGGCAATGTCCTCATTTTCCTGGGCATAAAATTGGACAGTTTGGGCTGGATTGGGTTAGGTCAATAACAGTGGCCCTGCTTAAGAGgcttgttatttattattattttttaaatattctatctAGCTACCTGAGAGATGGAGGGGGAAGCataaagggagagaaacagggagaaggagacaccCACGGAACAGAGgcggacccgagatcatgaccccaatgatatcatgacccaaactgaaggcagaccctcaactgactgagccactcaggtgcccttaagAGGCTCTTTAAATCGTCCATGGTTGACTGTTGTGAAGGTCTCCAATTAAGGGGAGTGGAGTCTGATCTACCTTTTAGAACCCTATGAAGAGGTTGGGCAAAAAGTCCGTAGCTGGGAATCCAGACTGTGCAGCAGCCTGTTAGACCTATGCAGGTCCTCTGCTGCTTATCAGCAGTTTGCTGGGATGGGTTTGGATGGGTTCATTATGGCTCGTTTCCATTCAGGGGTGTCTCCCAGAGGCTATGGTAACTCCCAGGTAGGA
Protein-coding regions in this window:
- the LOC122890858 gene encoding LOW QUALITY PROTEIN: uncharacterized protein LOC122890858 (The sequence of the model RefSeq protein was modified relative to this genomic sequence to represent the inferred CDS: inserted 2 bases in 2 codons; deleted 3 bases in 3 codons; substituted 2 bases at 2 genomic stop codons); translated protein: MGQTVTTPLSLTLSHWSDVRDRANNQSVEIRKKKWVTFCSSEWPTFNVGWPRNGTFNLDIISQVEAKVFSPGPHGHPNQVPYIVTWRALASDPPLWVQPFVPLPKPCSSPITPTAPPPLREQLSHPQPTPPPPTPTSSSLYPALTPLQDKSPKPPKPAPVLPPDTGSPLIDLLTEEPPPYPEAATEEREPSSLASPIAGRLRDRRVQPPSQASQAFPLREGPNGRPQYWPFTASDLYNWKQHNLPFSKDPVALTNLIESILVIHQPTWDDCQQLLQTLLTSEEKQRVLLEARKNVPGDDGRPTQLPNEIDTAFLLTRPNWDFATPAGREHLRLYRQLLIAGLRAAARRPTNLAQVKQVIQGKEETPSAFLERLKEAYRMYTPYDPDDEGQATSVSMSFIWQSSPDIRSKLQRLEGLQGYTLSDLLKEAEKVFNKRETPEEKEERMWLRMKEAQDERDKKRSKELTKVLATVVTQGQNREGVRLGERERRGTKLDKDQYAYCKERGHWARECPKNPKNLRGPPTPKPLTFLLTLEDXGSRGQSPPPPEPRITLSVGGQPVTFLVDTGAQHSVLTQTLGPLSNRTAWVQGATGGKNYRWTTERRVQLATGKVTHSFLHVPDCPYPLLGRDLLTKLKAQIYFNPEGAAITGPNGGPLQVLTLHLEEEYRLYEPEQPSEVQNGAWLKEFPTAWVETGGMGMAHQQPPLLIQLKATATPVSLKQYPMSHEARQGIRPHIKRLLDQGILIPCRSPWNTPLLPVKKPGTGDYWPVQDLREVNKRVEDIHPSVPNPYNLLSTLPPSHGWYTVLDLKDAFFCLRLHPVSQPLFAFEWRGPDLGLSGQLTWTRLPQGFKNSPTLFDEALHRDLADFRVQHSSLVLLQYVDDLLLAANTKENCLNGSKALLRALGQLGYRASAKKAQICQKQVTYLGYQLREGQRWLTEARKQTILRISTPTTPRQLREFLGTAGFCRLWIPGFAEMAAPLYPLTKQGAQFHWGKEQQQAFSNIKKALLESPALGLPDVTKAFELFIDEKQGYAKGVLTQKLGPWKRPVAYLSKKLDPVAAGWPXCLRMVAAIAILVKDAGKLTLGQSLTILAPHAVEALVKQPPDRWLSNARLTHYQAMLLDTDRVKFGPVVALNPATLLPLPEAMETHDCLQILAEVHGTRKDLTDQPLMGADYTWYTDGSSFLHNGERRAGAAVTSETEVIWSKTLSPGTSAQQAELIALTQALQMAEGKKLNVYTDSCYAFATAHVHGEIYRRRGLLTSEGKEIKNKPEILALLKALFLPQKLSIIHCPGHQKDNSPVARGNQLADQAAKEAALGEKETGPILTLSTRPPQENNKPMEYSSEDQELLKKMGATWDPREGTYIMNEKIVMPTSYSHHIVQSLHSLTHLSENKIKTLLNNEHQPYLLLNQDKALRSIIKNCLVCAQVNARKTYAAPGVRVRGHRPGVHWEIDFTEVKPGLYGYRYLLVFVDTFSGWVEAFPTKHETSNVVTKKXTXRNLPQVWDTPGIGHRQWSSLHLPGTPDRSERGLEATGCSLPGAARKSNCATSIPDRRLCLDPQASDQEP